The following proteins come from a genomic window of Montipora foliosa isolate CH-2021 chromosome 2, ASM3666993v2, whole genome shotgun sequence:
- the LOC137992354 gene encoding ciliary microtubule associated protein 1A-like, with protein sequence MATETEQPKATIAAKERGPGPGRYGLPSTMGFRSHDYTKHMKPAYSFGQRLHSNFKNECSPGPIYSINPRVTRNGHDGTPVYSILGQQKDQQSFKTPAPGAYSPEKVHPQGERHAPAYSMAQRTRYRKRDSTPSPNSYSLPSLLGSKIPTKMSSASHSMTGRAKTGGFAEDLARTPGPGNYLTSDPNIYKRKAPGYSMLGRSYMPGDSTMKPGPGAHSPEKVLINKMQAPSFSLGIRHSEYITPLITDVAD encoded by the exons ATGGCGACCGAAACAGAACAGCCAAAAGCCACAATTGCAGCAAAGGAGAGGG GACCAGGACCTGGTCGATATGGCTTGCCTTCAACTATGGGCTTCAGAAGCCATGACTACACAAAGCACATGAAGCCGGCTTATTCATTTGGACAACGTCTCCATTCAA ATTTCAAGAACGAATGCAGTCCAGGGCCAATATATTCAATCAACCCCCGGGTCACCAGAAATGGTCACGATGGAACACCGGTGTATTCCATTCTTGGACAGCAGAAAGACCAGC aaTCATTTAAGACTCCTGCTCCTGGGGCATATTCTCCAGAGAAAGTGCATCCACAGGGTGAAAGACATGCCCCAGCTTACTCAATGGCACAGAGAACAAGATACAGAAAAC GTGACTCCACTCCTTCACCAAATTCATACTCCCTCCCTTCGCTCCTTGGGTCCAAAATACCCACCAAAATGTCATCAGCTTCGCACTCCATGACCGGAAGAGCAAAGACTGGAGGATTTGCAGAAGACCTTGCAAGGACACCAGGACCTGGGAACTATTTGACATCAGATCCCAATatttacaaaaggaaagcaccTGGATATTCTATGCTTGGACGTAGCTACATGCCTGGAG ATTCCACCATGAAGCCTGGTCCTGGAGCACATAGCCCTGAGAAAGTACTAATCAACAAAATGCAAGCACCAAGCTTCTCACTTGGAATCCGTCACAGCGAATATATCACACCTCTTATTACCGATGTTGCAGATTAA